TGACAACTACTTTCTTTGCTCACCGTGTGGATGCTGCAATCGAACGCTTTGACTACAAAGGTATTGAACGCAACTACTTGCTTGGTGCGATTCCTTGGGCTTTATCTCGTGCCCTTCCAGTCTTCTTTGCCCTTGCCTTTGGTGGTGCCTTTGTACAGTCAGTTGTAGACTTCGTTAAGGAATACCAATGGGTTGCAGATGGTTTGACACTTGCAGGACGTATGCTTCCAGGTCTTGGATTTGCAATCTTGCTTCGTTACCTTCCAGTTAAACGTAACCTTCACTACCTTGCTATGGGATTTGGTTTGACAGCTATGTTGACTGTTCTTTACTCATATGTAACAGGTCTTGGTGGCGCTGTTGCTGGTATCGTAGGCACTCTACCGAAAGATGTTGCTGAAAAAATTGGTTTCGTGAACAACTTCAAAGGTTTGTCTATGATTGGTATTTCTATCGTAGGTATCTTCCTTGCAGTGCTTCACTTCAAAAATAGCCAAAAAGTAGCTGTAGCAGCACCTTCTACACCATCAGAAAGTGGGGAAATCGAAGATGACGAATTCTAATTACAAACTAACAAAAGAAGATTTTAATCAAATCAACAAACGTAGCTTGTTTACTTTCCAATTAGGTTGGAACTACGAACGTATGCAAGCTTCTGGTTACCTTTACATGATTTTGCCTCAATTGCGTAAAATGTATGGGGATGGAACTCCTGAATTGAAAGAAATGATGAAAGTTCATACTCAATTCTTCAATACTTCACCATTCTTCCATACCATTATCGCTGGTTTTGACCTTGCCATGGAAGAAAAAGATGGTGTAGGTTCAAAAGACGCCGTTAACGGTATCAAGACAGGTTTGATGGGGCCATTCGCTCCTCTTGGGGATACAATCTTTGGTTCACTTGTACCTGCTATCATGGGGTCAGTCGCAGCAACTATGGCTATCGCTGGCCAACCTTGGGGTATCTTCCTTTGGATTGCAGTTGCAGTTGCTTATGACATCTTCCGTTGGAAACAGTTGGAATTTGCCTACAAAGAAGGGGTTAACCTTATCAACAACATGCAAAGTACCTTGACAGCTTTGATTGACGCTGCATCTGTACTTGGTGTCTTCATGATGGGTGCTCTTGTAGCAACATTGATTAACTTTGAAATTTCTTACAAGTTGCCAATCGGTGAAAAGATGATTGACTTCCAAGACATCTTGAACTCAATCTTCCCACGCTTGCTTCCAGCAATCTTTACTGCCTTTATCTTCTGGTTGCTTGGTAAGAAAGGTATGAACTCTACTAAAGCTATCTTTATTATTATCGTACTTGCTTTGGTTCTTTCTGCCCTTGGTCACTTTGCACTTGGAATGTAATTCCTTATGACCAAATCATTAATTTTGGTGAGCCATGGTCGCTTCTGTGAGGAGCTTAAAGGTAGCACAGAAATGATTATGGGCCCACAAGACAATATTTATACAGTAGCTCTTCTTCCAGAAGATGGCCCAGAAGAATTTACTGCAAAATTTAAAGCTGCTATTGAAGGATTGGACGATTTCCTAGTCTTTGCGGATCTTCTCGGTGGAACACCATGTAACGTGGTAAGCCGTTTGATTATGGAAGGTCGTGACATCGAACTTTACGCAGGGATGAATCTTCCAATGGTGATTGAATTTATCAATGCTAGCCTTACAGGTGCAGATGCGGACTACAAGAGCCGTGCTGCAGAAAGCATTGTGAAAGTCAATGACCTGTTAGCGGGCTTCGATGATGACGAAGATGAATAAGATGTGACAACGTGAAAATCACAGGGAAAATAGGCGATAAGAGGATGGAGCGATGCTCCGACGATAATCGGTCTTTTTCCCAAAGATTTTAGTTGGAACTCGATTCAATTCATGTGACAACGTGAACATCGTCAGAACAACTGATATAGAATATACATGGGAATGGGGCTTACTCCCATTCCCATATTTAATAGAAAAAGAGGAACTCAATGCTACATTATACAAAAGAAGACTTGCTCGAATTGGGTGCAGAAATCACTACACGTGAAATCTACCAACAGCCTGATGTATGGAAAGAAGCTTTTGAATCTTATCAAGAACAACGTGAAGAAATTGCAGCTTTCCTACAAGGGATTGCTGATAAACATGACTATATCAAGGTTATCTTGACAGGTGCTGGGACTTCTGCTTATGTGGGAGATACCTTGGTACCTTACTTTAAGGAAGTCTATGACGAACGAAAATGGAATTTCAATGCTATTGCGACCACAGATATCGTTGCCAATCCAGAAACCTATTTGAAAAAAGATGTGGCAACTGTCCTTGTATCTTTTGCTCGTAGTGGGAACTCGCCTGAAAGTGTGGCGACTGTTGATTTGGCCAAGGCCTTGGTGGATGAGCTTTACCAAGTGACGATTACTTGTGCATCGGACGGTAAGTTGGCTCTTCAAGCCCACGGTGATGACCGCAATCTCTTGCTGTTGCAACCAGCTGCTTCAAATGACGCTGGATTTGCCATGACTTCTAGCTTTACGTCTATGATGTTAACAGCTCTCTTGGTCTTTGATCCTACAGAATTTGCTGTGAAAGCTGAACGTTTTGAAGTTGTATCTAGTCTTGCCCGTAAAGTTTTAGACAAGGCAGAAGATGTCAAAGAGCTTGTTGACCTAGACTTTAACCGTGTCATCTATCTAGGTGCTGGTCCATTCTTCGGACTTGCTCATGAAGCTCAGCTCAAGATTTTGGAATTAACAGCTGGTCAAGTAGCGACTATGTATGAAAGCCCAGTCGGCTTCCGTCACGGTCCAAAATCTCTTATTAACGAAGATACAGTTGTTTTGGTCTTTGGTACAACGACAGACTACACTCGCAAGTACGACTTGGACTTGGTTCGTGAAGTTGCTGGTGATCAGATTGCTCGCCGTGTTGTGCTTTTGAGTGATCAAGCCTTTGGTCTTGAAAATGTCAAAGAAGTGGCCCTTGGTTGTGGCGGTGTCTTGAATGATATTTACCGTGTCTTCCCTTACATCGTTTATGCCCAACTCTTTGCCCTATTGACTTCACTCAAGGTAGAAAATAAACCAGATACACCGTCTCCTACAGGTACGGTAAACCGTGTGGTACAAGGTGTTATCATCCATGACTATCAAAAGTAATACTCTTCGAAAATCTCTTTAAACCATACTAGCTTCGTCTTGCTGTAGGTATATGTTACTGACTTCGTCAGTTCTATCTGCAACCTCAAAACAGTGTTTTGAGCTGACTTCGTCAGTTCTATCTGCAACCTCAAAACAGTGTTTTGAGCTGACTTCGTCAGTTCTATCTGCAACCTCAAAACAGTGTTTTTAGCTGACTTCGTCAGTTCTATCTGCAACCTCAAAACAGTGTTTTGAGCTGACTTCGTCAGTTCTATCTGCAACCTCAAAACAGTGTTTTTAGCTGACTTCGTCAGTTCTATCTACAACCTCAAAACAGTGTTTTTAGCTGACTTCGTCAGTTCTATCCACAACCTCAAAGCGGTGCTTTGAGCAACCTGCGGCTAGCTTCCTAGTTTGCTCTTTGATTTTCATTGAGTATAAGGCAATATTTATGAATTCTTGAAAGAGGATTTATAAATTATCAGATAAACCATAGATTGTCAATCGGCTTTCTATGGTTTGTTTGCTTGATAGAAATAGTAAAAGGAGAAGAGAATGAAAGCATACACAGAGCGTGTATTTGGAAATGTTGAGGGCAAGGATGTCTTGGCCTATCGTTTTGAGACGGACGGTGGTTACCAACTTGAGGTTATGACTTATGGTGCGACCATCTTGCGCTATGTAACGCCTGACAAGGCTGGAAATTTTGCCAATGTTATCTTGGGATTTGATGATTTTGATAGTTATGTAGGCAATAGTCCCAAGCATGGAGCTAGTGTAGGTCCTGTGGCAGGCCGTATTGCTGGTGCGACATTTGAGCTCAATAGCCAGACCTATCATCTGGAAGTCAACAATGCTAGCAACTGTAACCATAGCGGTTCAACTGGTTGGGATTCGAGCTTGTTTGAACTAGTTGAAGTGAGCGACCATGGTCTGACCCTCTACACAGAGCGTACAGATGGGACAGGGGGATTTCCTGGAAATCTCAAGATTTGGATTAGTTACCACTTGGAAGAAACTGGTGCCTACGAAATCAGCTACAAGGTAACGACCGATTAGGATACGCTGGTCAATCCGACCAACCACAGCTACTTCAACTTGTCTGGTGATTTCACGCAGACGATTGACCGTCATGTCTTCCAACTAAATACAGAGGGCATTTACCCAATCGCTCTCGACGGTGTTCCTGCCAAAACTCCAGAAGCCAACCGTGATGTGGTCAAACACATCTACAATGGTGCCTTGTTGAAAGATATCTTTGCAGAAGAAGATGAGCAAATCCAGTTGGTATCTGGCTTAGATCATCCATTTGCCCTTCCTGCAGGTCATGACAATGCTGGATTCCTTTATGACCAAAACTCAGGTCGCTTCCTGCTTTTCAAGACAGAGGCTCCTTGCTTTGTGGTCTACACAGCAAACTTTGTGGATGAGAGTGTACTTGTGGCTGGTCAGCCAATGATTCAGCACAATGGGATTGCCCTTGAAGCGCAAGCTTTACCAGATGCCATTCACAGTAACCTCAAAGACCAAGTCATTCTCAAAGCCGGTCAAACCTTCACCAGTAAGACACGTTATGAACTTGTTGTGAAATAAAAGAATCATTGCGCCTACTTTGGGGATTTAGGAATAGGTAAGCAAAGACAAATAGTAGGAAAATATGATATAATTGTGTGTTGAGAAGTATTTATCAAGATACGATTCAAAAGATATAAGGAGTAAACAATGAAGAAAATTGTATTTGCTAGCGCCTTGGCTTTGACCTTGGCTGGAGCAGTTTTGACAACTGATGTTTTTGCGAATGACAGGTTGGTGGCAACGCAATCTGCTGATGGTTATGTATTGACTTCAGAGGTGTTAAATCCTTCTAGTGGCAACGTTTTAGTTGGGATTAAGGGAGAATTTTTAACCCCAGATAAACAAGCTATTTTGGATGCGATTAATAAGATTCGTAAGGAAGCAGCTGATGAAGGTTTGGTAGATAAGTATGTCCCTATTAAATGGTCAACTGACCTAGAAAAGGCAGCTTTTGCCAGAGCTACAGAAGCATCTATAACCATGGATCATACTCGTCTTTCTAGCAAAGAGCTTTGGAGTGCCTTTCCAACTTCTAATAGTATAATGGGAGAAAATTTGGCATGGAATCATGACGGTTTTCTAAAAGCTATTGAACAATGGCGTTCTGAAAAGGCAGATTATGTGAAGAAAAAAAATAGTGGTTCAGACAATGGGAAATCTGGTCACTATGAGTCGCTAATTAACCCTAAATTTACACACATGGGGATGGCAGCTTTTAAAAATCCTAATAATCAATACAAAGCTATTACAATTGCTCAAACTCTAGGTGATGATGCTTCTTCAGAGGAATTGGCTGGTGGATATGGTTCTGCTGTTCAGTATACAGAAGTGACTGCCTCAAACCTTTCAACAGTTAAAACTAAAGCTACGGTTGTAGAAAAACCACTGAAAGATTTTAGAGCGTCTACGTCTGATCAGTCTGGCTGGGTGGAATCTAATGGTAAATGGTATTTTTATGAGTCTGGTGATGTGAAGACAGGCTGGGTGAAAACAGATGGTAAATGGTACTATTTGAATGACTTAGGTATCATGCAGACTGGATTTGTAAAAGTTTCTGGTAGCTGGTATTACTTGAGCAATTCAGGTGCTATGTTTACAGGCTGGGGAACAGATGGTAGCAGATGGTTCTACTTTGACGGCTCAGGAGCTATGAAGACAGGCTGGTACAAGGAAAATGGCACTTGGTATTACCTTGACGAAGCAGGTATTATGAAGACAGGTTGGTTTAAAGTTGGACCACACTGGTACTATGCCTACGATTCTGGAGCTTTGGCTGTGAGCACAACAACACCAGATGGTTACTATGTAAATGGTAATGGTGAATGGGTAAACTAGGCTGAAAATGTCAGGCCATAGGTAAAGTATTCATCTTACTTAGCAAAAAGAATGAACGATAAGAAAGAGGTTGATGGCGAACATTGACCTCTTTTTGTTAGAATAGAGGCCTCAAGTTGTCTGGCTTGACTTTCTTGATGGGAATTATATAGTGGTCTGAATCTGGAAGAGTACAACTTAGCTTTTAAAACATTGTTAGAAATTAGTTTGACTTTCCTAATAGATTTGTTAGGTTTCTATTTCATTTTACTATATAATAGATGTAATAATTGAAGTTACAACTACAGAGGGAAATATTTATGACCTATGAATACAAGAGTCACATTTATTTAGCAGAGGCAGTTTTATACTCTTCGAAAATCTCTTCAAACCACGTCAACGTCGCCTTGCCGTATATATGGTTACTGACTTCGTCAGTTCTATCCACAACCTCAAAACGGTGTTTTGAGCTGACTTCGTCAGTTCTATCTGCAACCTCAAAACGGTGTTTTGAGCTGACTTCGTCAGTTCTATCTGCAACCTCAAAACGGTGTTTTGAGCTGACTTCGTCAGTTCTATCTGCAACCTCAAAACAATGTTTTGAGCTGACTTCGTCAGTCTTATCTACAACCTCAAAACAGTGTTTTGAGCAGCCTGCGGCTAGTTTCCTAGTTTGCTCTTTGATTTTCATTGAGTATTAAAAGCATCTCGTAATCGGGATGCTTTTTTCTCCTTGGTTTATCATTCTTCTCCTTGACACTCGGTCAGCATTTGATACAATAGTACAAAATTAGAGGAGGTAGGCTATGATTCAGAAACATGCGATTCCCATTTTAGAGTTTGATGATAACCCTCAGGCGGTCATTATGCCGAATCATGAAGGCTTGGATTTAAAGTTACCAAAGAAGTGCATCTATGCATTTTTGGAAGAGGAGATTGACCGCTATGCGAGGGAAGTAGGGGCGGACTGTGTAGGCGAATTCGTTTCTGCCACTAAGACCTATCCAGTCTATGTCGTGAACTACAAAGGCGAGGAAATTTGTCTGGCTCAGGCTCCTGTCGGTTCAGCTCCAGCAGCCCAGTTTATGGATTGGTTGATTGGCTATGGTGTGGAGCAGATTATTTCAACCGGAACCTGTGGTGTGCTGGCTGATATAGAAGAAAATGCCTTTCTAGTTCCTGTTCGCGCTCTGCGAGATGAAGGAGCTAGTTATCACTATATGGCACCTTCTCGTTATATGGAAATTCAGTCAGAGGCTATTGCTGCTATTGAGCGAGTTTTGGAAGTCAGAGGGATTCCTTATGAAGAAGTTATGACCTGGACGACAGATGGTTTTTACCGAGAAACGGCTGAAAAGGTGGCTTATCGCAAGGAAGAAGGCTGTGCTGTTGTGGAGATGGAGTGTTCTGCGCTTGCGGCAGTAGCCCAACTGCGTGGGGTTCTCTGGGGAGAATTGTTGTTCACAGCTGATTCCTTAGCAGACTTGGACCAGTACGATAGTCGTGACTGGGGTTCAGAAGCTTTCGAGAAGGCCTTGGAACTCTGCCTTGAGATAACTTCTCAGATCTAGCTACTCTCCTTCTTTTTATGGTACAATGGATGTATGTTATTCAAATTATTTGTGAAAAAAATTGAAAGAGCTTTGGGTGGACTTTCGCCAGCTCGTCGGATTTTTCTGAGTTTCGCTGGAGTTATTTTTATAGGCTCTCTTCTTTTGAGTTTGCCTTTTGTTCAGGCAAATGGTTCTCAGGCCACTTATTTTGACCATCTTTTTACGACGGTGTCCATGGTCTGTGTGACTGGCCTTTTTACGCAACCAGTGGCTACTACCTATAATGTCTGGGGTCAGTTGATTTGTATGTTCTTGATACAGATTGGTGGTCTGGGGCTCATGACTTTTATCGGGGTCTTTTATATTCAGGGCAAGCAAAAGCTCAGTCTTCGCAGTCGTGAAACCATTCAGGAAAGCTTTAGTTACGGGGAGACTCGGTCGCTGAAAGCCTTTATGCGGTCTATCTTTTTGACGACTTTTCTGGTGGAGGGCTTGGGTGCTTTTCTACTAAGTTTTCGTTTTATTCCTGAGTTTGGCTGGGGACGAGGCATTTTTACCTCTATCTTTTTAGCCATTTCAGCCTTTTGTAATGCTGGTTTTGATAATTTCGGCAGTAACAGTTTAGTGTCTTTTCAGACGGACCCCTTGATCAATCTGGTCATTGCTGGTTTGATTATCACGGGTGGTCTTGGCTTTATGGTCTGGTTTGACTTGGCAACCCAGTTTGACAAGAAGAAAAAACGCCGTCTGCGTTTCCACACCAAACTAGTCCTCTTCTTGACTGCAGGGATTTTGCTGTTTGGGACAGTATCCACACTCTTTACGGAGTGGCACAATCCAGGAACGATTGGCAATCTCAGTGTTCCAGAGAAAGTGCTGGTTAGCTTTTTCCAAACCGTTAGCATGAGAACGGCCGGTTTTGCTTCTATTGACTACACTCAAGCTCGACCTGTGACCTTGTTTATCTATATCCTACAGATGTTTCTGGGTGGAGCGCCTGGAGGGACGGCTGGGGGGCTCAAGATTACGACTTTCTTTGTCTTATTGGTCTTTGCGCGTAGTGAATTGCTGGGCTTACCTCATGCCAATGTTGCTCAGAGAACTATTGAGGCTCGAACAGTCCAAAAATCCTTTAGTGTCTTCATTATCTTTTTGATGACCTTCCTGTTGGGCTTGGTGTTGCTGGGAATTACAGCAGAAGGAACACCGCGATTTATCTACCTTATGTTTGAGACCATTTCAGCTCTTGCGACAGTTGGGGTAACGGCAAATCTGACACCAGAATTGGGCAAACTAGCTCTCAGCATTGTCATGGTGCTCATGTTTATTGGCCGTATCGGTCCCTTGACCTTGCTGGTTAGTCTAGCGGATTACCAGCCTGATAAGAAAGATTTGATTCAGTATATGAAAGCAGATATTAGTATTGGATAAGAAAGGAAGAATGATGTCAGATCGTACGATTGGAATTTTAGGCTTGGGGATTTTCGGGAGTAGTGTCCTGACGGCCCTAGCCAAGCAAGATATGAATATCATTGCCATTGATGACCACGCTGAGCGTATCAATCAATTTGAGCCAGTTTTGGCGCGTGGAGTTGTGGGCGATATTACAGATGAGGAACTCCTCAGAACTGCAGGAATTGATACCTGTGATACGGTTGTAGTGGCAACAGGGGAAAATCTGGAGTCGAGTGTGCTTGCAGTCATGCATTGTAAGAGTCTAGGTGTACCAAGGGTTATTGCCAAGGTCAAAAGCCAGACAGCCAAGAAGGTTCTGGAAAAAATCGGTGCTGACTCGGTGATCTCACCTGAGTATGAAATGGGGCAGTCCCTAGCGCAGACCATTCTCTTTCATAACAATGTCGATGTCTTTCAGCTGGATAAAAATGTCTCTATCGTGGAGATGAAAATTCCGAGTGTTTGGGCAGGTCAAAGTCTGAGCCAGCTAGATCTACGTGGCAAATACAATCTCAATGTCCTAGGATTTCGTGAACAAGAAAATTCACCACTGGATGTCCAGTTTGGTCCTAATGACCTCTTGAAAGCAGATGCCTATATCTTGGCGGTCATTAACAACCAGTATCTAGATGACTTGGCAGAATTAAATTCGTAAGGAGGGAGCACCCCTCTTTTTTGATGCCCAAGATGGCAAAGAGAGACAGAGAGACAGAAGCCTTGTATTCTAGTAAAAGTTCTTCAAAGGCTGGACTTTATGGTAAAATAGAAAGAAGTGACAAGAGAGAGTAATATTCAATGAAAATCAAAGATCAAACTAAACTAGCCACAGGATGCTCAAAACACTGTTTTGAGGTTGTAGATAAGACTGACGAAGTCAGCTCAAAACACCGTTTTGAGGTTGCAGATAGAACTGACGAAGTCAGCTCAAAACACCGTTTTGAGGTTGCAGATAGAACTGACGAAGTCAGTATCATATACCTACGGCAAGGCGACGTTGACGCGGTTTGAAGAGATTTTCGAAGAGTATAAGAAAAAATCAGTCCCCTAAAGGAGCAGATTATGAAGTTATTGTCTATCGCCATCCCTAGCTATAATGCCGCTGCCTATCTTCATTATTGTGTGGAGTCGCTAGTGATTGGTGGTGAGCAAGTTGAGATTTTGATTATCAATGATGGGTCTCAGGACCAGACTCAGGAAATTGCTGAGAGTTTATCTAGCAAGTATCCTAACATCGTGAGAGCCATTTATCAGGAAAATAAGGGCCATGGGGGTGCCGTCAATCGCGGCTTGGCGGAGGCTTCTGGGCGCTATTTTAAAGTAGTTGATAGTGACGACTGGGTGGATCCTCGTGCTTACCTGAAAATTTTGGAAACCTTGCAGGAACTTGAGAGCCAGGGGCAAGAGGTGGATGCCTTTGTGACCAATTTTGTCTATGAAAAGGAAGGCCAGTCTCGTAAGAAGAGTATGAGTTACGAGTCAGTCTTGCCTGTTCGGCAGATTTTTGGCTGGGACCAGGTCGGAAATTTTTCAAAAGGCCAGTATATCATGATGCACTCGCTGATTTATCGGACAGATTTGTTGCGAGCGAGCCAGTTCCAACTGCCTGAGCATACTTTTTATGTCGATAATCTCTTTGTCTTTACCCCCCTTCAGCAGGTCAAGACCATGTACTATCTACCTGTCGATTTCTATCGTTATTTGATTGGGCGTGAGGACCAGTCTGTCAATGAGCAAGTGATGATTAAGCGCATTGACCAGCAACTAAAGGTCAATCGACTCTTGGTAGACCAGCTTGATTTATCTAAAGTAGGCCACCCTAAAATGCGAGAATATCTGCTGAATCATATTGAGATTACGACGGTGATTTCCAGTGCCCTGCTCAACCGAGCTGGAACAGCGGAGCATCTGGCAAAAAAACGGGAGCTGTGGACCTATATTCAGCAGGAAAATCCAGAGGTTTTTCAGGCTATCCGCAAGACCATGTTGAGTCGTTTGACCAAACATTCAGTCTTGCCAGCTCGCAAACTGTCCAATGTTGTCTATCAAATCACCAAATCTGTTTATGGATTTAATTGATATAAGTATTTTATAAGAGGGATTTAAGAAAAATTTTAACTTTTTCTTAGTCCTTTTTAATTTTAGGAGATTATACTAGAGTCATCAAATAAAGAAAAACTCTAAGGAGAATCCTATGAAATTCAATCCAAATCAAAGATATACTCGTTGGTCTATTCGCCGTCTTAGTGTCGGTGTTGCCTCAGTTGTTGTGGCTAGTGGCTTCTTTGTCCTAGTTGGTCAGCCAAGTTCTGTACGTGCCGATGGGCTCAATCCAACCCCTGCTCAAGTCTTACCTGAAGGGGAATCGGTAACGAAAAAGGGTGACTTAGCAGAAACTCAGGGAGACACCGTTCTTGCTCAAGCGAAACCTGAGGTCGTTGCTGGAAATACGAATTCACTTCCGACACCTACAGAAGGAACTGAAGTGAGCGAGGAAACAAGCCCTTCTCGTCTGGATACACTTTTTGAAAAAGGTGAAGAAGCTCAAGAAAATCCAGAGCTAACAGATGTCTTAAAAGAAGCTGTAGATACAGCTGATGTGGCAGGGACACAAGCAACTCCAGCAGATATTGAAAAAGCTGTCGATGAGGATGTTAAAGACAGTATCGATGTCCCAGCTGGCTACCTAGAACAAGCCAAAGCTACCGGTCCTTTCTTGGCTGGTGTAAACAAACCGCTTAACTATGAACTTTTCGCAGGCGATGGTATGTTGACTCGTCTCTTGCTCAAAGCATCTGACAAGGCTCCATGGTCAGATAACGGTGTCGCTCAAAACGAGAAAATTCCACCAGTGAAAAATTTACCTGATGGCAAGTATTACTATCAAGTATCTTTGAATGGTAACACCACAGGTAAGCAGGGTCAGGATTTATTAGATACACTTCGTACTAATGGTACAAATACCTATGAAGCTACCCTGACTGTCTATGAAGCAGCCGGAGATAAAGCTGATTTGACTAAGGTTGTCAAGGAACGTAAAGTCAATATTACCTTGAACGGTCTTGTAACAAGAAGTGATGTTAACTCTGCAGTTGAAAACAACGTTAAAGACAGTATCGATGTTCCTGCTGCTTATCTTGAAAAAGCTGAAGGAAAAGGTCCTTTCACAGCCGGTGTAAACCAAGTAATTCCTTATGAACTATTCGCTGGTGATGGTATGTTGACTCGTCTATTACTAAAAGCTTCTGATAAGGCTCCATGGTCTGATAATGGTGTAGCTAAAAATCCTGCTTTATCTCCATTAGGAGAAAATGTGAAAACAAAAGGTCAATATTTCTATGAAGTAGACTTAAATGGCAATACTGTTGGTAAACAAGGTCAAGATTTAATTGATCAGCTTCGTGCTAATGGTACTCAAACTTATAAAGCTACTGTTAAAGTTTACGGAAATAAAGACGGTAAAGCTGACTTGACTAATCTAGTTGCTACTAAAAATGTAGACATCAACATCAATGGATTAGTTGCTAAAGAAACTGTCGAAAAAGCTGTTAAAGATAACGTTAAAGACAGTATTGATGTTCCAGCAGCCTACCTAGAAAAAGCCAAGGGCGAAGGTCCATTCACAGCCGGTGTAAACCAAGTAATTCCTTATGAACTATTCGCTGGTGATGGTATGTTGACTCGTCTCTTGCTCAAAGCTTCTGATAAGGCTCCATGGTCTGATAATGGTGTAGCTAAAAATCCTGCT
This portion of the Streptococcus mitis B6 genome encodes:
- a CDS encoding nucleoside phosphorylase, translated to MIQKHAIPILEFDDNPQAVIMPNHEGLDLKLPKKCIYAFLEEEIDRYAREVGADCVGEFVSATKTYPVYVVNYKGEEICLAQAPVGSAPAAQFMDWLIGYGVEQIISTGTCGVLADIEENAFLVPVRALRDEGASYHYMAPSRYMEIQSEAIAAIERVLEVRGIPYEEVMTWTTDGFYRETAEKVAYRKEEGCAVVEMECSALAAVAQLRGVLWGELLFTADSLADLDQYDSRDWGSEAFEKALELCLEITSQI
- a CDS encoding PTS sugar transporter subunit IIA, with the translated sequence MTKSLILVSHGRFCEELKGSTEMIMGPQDNIYTVALLPEDGPEEFTAKFKAAIEGLDDFLVFADLLGGTPCNVVSRLIMEGRDIELYAGMNLPMVIEFINASLTGADADYKSRAAESIVKVNDLLAGFDDDEDE
- a CDS encoding SIS domain-containing protein translates to MLHYTKEDLLELGAEITTREIYQQPDVWKEAFESYQEQREEIAAFLQGIADKHDYIKVILTGAGTSAYVGDTLVPYFKEVYDERKWNFNAIATTDIVANPETYLKKDVATVLVSFARSGNSPESVATVDLAKALVDELYQVTITCASDGKLALQAHGDDRNLLLLQPAASNDAGFAMTSSFTSMMLTALLVFDPTEFAVKAERFEVVSSLARKVLDKAEDVKELVDLDFNRVIYLGAGPFFGLAHEAQLKILELTAGQVATMYESPVGFRHGPKSLINEDTVVLVFGTTTDYTRKYDLDLVREVAGDQIARRVVLLSDQAFGLENVKEVALGCGGVLNDIYRVFPYIVYAQLFALLTSLKVENKPDTPSPTGTVNRVVQGVIIHDYQK
- a CDS encoding TrkH family potassium uptake protein, whose translation is MLFKLFVKKIERALGGLSPARRIFLSFAGVIFIGSLLLSLPFVQANGSQATYFDHLFTTVSMVCVTGLFTQPVATTYNVWGQLICMFLIQIGGLGLMTFIGVFYIQGKQKLSLRSRETIQESFSYGETRSLKAFMRSIFLTTFLVEGLGAFLLSFRFIPEFGWGRGIFTSIFLAISAFCNAGFDNFGSNSLVSFQTDPLINLVIAGLIITGGLGFMVWFDLATQFDKKKKRRLRFHTKLVLFLTAGILLFGTVSTLFTEWHNPGTIGNLSVPEKVLVSFFQTVSMRTAGFASIDYTQARPVTLFIYILQMFLGGAPGGTAGGLKITTFFVLLVFARSELLGLPHANVAQRTIEARTVQKSFSVFIIFLMTFLLGLVLLGITAEGTPRFIYLMFETISALATVGVTANLTPELGKLALSIVMVLMFIGRIGPLTLLVSLADYQPDKKDLIQYMKADISIG
- a CDS encoding potassium channel family protein, translated to MSDRTIGILGLGIFGSSVLTALAKQDMNIIAIDDHAERINQFEPVLARGVVGDITDEELLRTAGIDTCDTVVVATGENLESSVLAVMHCKSLGVPRVIAKVKSQTAKKVLEKIGADSVISPEYEMGQSLAQTILFHNNVDVFQLDKNVSIVEMKIPSVWAGQSLSQLDLRGKYNLNVLGFREQENSPLDVQFGPNDLLKADAYILAVINNQYLDDLAELNS
- a CDS encoding CAP domain-containing protein; its protein translation is MKKIVFASALALTLAGAVLTTDVFANDRLVATQSADGYVLTSEVLNPSSGNVLVGIKGEFLTPDKQAILDAINKIRKEAADEGLVDKYVPIKWSTDLEKAAFARATEASITMDHTRLSSKELWSAFPTSNSIMGENLAWNHDGFLKAIEQWRSEKADYVKKKNSGSDNGKSGHYESLINPKFTHMGMAAFKNPNNQYKAITIAQTLGDDASSEELAGGYGSAVQYTEVTASNLSTVKTKATVVEKPLKDFRASTSDQSGWVESNGKWYFYESGDVKTGWVKTDGKWYYLNDLGIMQTGFVKVSGSWYYLSNSGAMFTGWGTDGSRWFYFDGSGAMKTGWYKENGTWYYLDEAGIMKTGWFKVGPHWYYAYDSGALAVSTTTPDGYYVNGNGEWVN
- a CDS encoding PTS mannose/fructose/sorbose/N-acetylgalactosamine transporter subunit IIC — translated: MIQWWQILLLTLYSAYQICDELTIVSSAGSPVFAGFITGLIMGDVTTGLLIGGNLQLFVLGVGTFGGASRIDATSGAVLATAFSVSQGIDTALAITTIAVPVAALLTYFDVLGRMTTTFFAHRVDAAIERFDYKGIERNYLLGAIPWALSRALPVFFALAFGGAFVQSVVDFVKEYQWVADGLTLAGRMLPGLGFAILLRYLPVKRNLHYLAMGFGLTAMLTVLYSYVTGLGGAVAGIVGTLPKDVAEKIGFVNNFKGLSMIGISIVGIFLAVLHFKNSQKVAVAAPSTPSESGEIEDDEF
- a CDS encoding PTS system mannose/fructose/sorbose family transporter subunit IID, whose protein sequence is MTNSNYKLTKEDFNQINKRSLFTFQLGWNYERMQASGYLYMILPQLRKMYGDGTPELKEMMKVHTQFFNTSPFFHTIIAGFDLAMEEKDGVGSKDAVNGIKTGLMGPFAPLGDTIFGSLVPAIMGSVAATMAIAGQPWGIFLWIAVAVAYDIFRWKQLEFAYKEGVNLINNMQSTLTALIDAASVLGVFMMGALVATLINFEISYKLPIGEKMIDFQDILNSIFPRLLPAIFTAFIFWLLGKKGMNSTKAIFIIIVLALVLSALGHFALGM